Proteins co-encoded in one Anabaena sphaerica FACHB-251 genomic window:
- a CDS encoding Hsp70 family protein — MVKAIGIDLGTTNSVAAFKLVEVEVVTANDNTPPERKLTRSVVAEDQGKFLVGDQAYNQLRHDPENVIISIKRLMGRGFGDSAVQKQKSEFGYKIAQPTQGTNNSIAVWVGGQEYQPEDISAEILKKVVQNAQAYFQAIGKAGEIIDQAVITIPAYFNDKQRYATRTAALKAGITPLELLPEPTAAAISYGFSPNSDDVKTILVYDFGGGTFDASVITAGGTSFIEQGKAGDLWLGGDDIDSRLIKFVKEQVAQQEKISDIEGLIAKMPYYQRVRFHADLKIAVERAKVELSSSTVARIIPVTQLLDELGIAIPIEVEITREQFEGMINDFVERSLQICRQALEYAEYQPEMVDVVLLVGGSSQIPLVQSKLKQAFGANKVVVHQRPMYAVAEGAAIVAAGQTDKVTTVSRDYFIQLADGKYKVISQGDILPVTTPFYTFKTVAEGQRLIHFQFFSPDKVKEQLDGVKDDERIGEMWLGLDEKYPAGTEIQVNLELDEQNNDLRMTATLKNDPYVRVSCIFSRGRADEKIYQELEAAIEEINHQNLTAFGVEEALKLAVPVVQSANQIINPITGEERSDLRDIAGENLKKFQINMSSERLEAESLVTECDRILKLCDFMLLKPQQERLQNLSEELQSAIDTNNFSGMQYHAEEARRELNKLPEEVQVIQACILAIQQARVIAPTAANALSDKLSRLLMAIKHGDISEAERLLIELQPEVQHWLTQNLPSNSIVTGLTR, encoded by the coding sequence ATGGTCAAGGCAATTGGTATTGATTTAGGAACGACTAACTCGGTCGCTGCTTTTAAATTGGTAGAAGTAGAAGTAGTGACAGCCAACGATAATACGCCCCCAGAACGGAAACTCACTCGTTCTGTGGTTGCTGAAGACCAAGGTAAATTTTTGGTAGGAGATCAAGCTTACAACCAGCTACGCCATGACCCAGAAAATGTAATTATTTCCATCAAACGCCTGATGGGTAGGGGTTTTGGTGACTCAGCGGTGCAGAAACAAAAATCGGAATTTGGTTATAAAATTGCCCAACCGACTCAGGGAACAAACAACAGTATTGCGGTGTGGGTAGGAGGTCAAGAATACCAACCAGAGGATATTTCGGCGGAAATTCTCAAAAAAGTGGTGCAGAATGCCCAGGCGTATTTTCAAGCGATTGGTAAGGCTGGGGAGATAATAGACCAAGCTGTAATTACCATTCCTGCCTATTTTAATGATAAACAACGCTACGCCACCCGCACTGCGGCGCTGAAAGCCGGAATTACACCCTTGGAACTGTTGCCAGAACCAACGGCCGCAGCTATATCCTACGGGTTTTCACCTAATAGCGACGATGTGAAGACGATTTTAGTCTATGACTTTGGCGGTGGCACTTTTGACGCTTCAGTAATTACCGCAGGTGGAACTTCATTTATTGAACAGGGGAAAGCGGGAGATTTGTGGCTGGGAGGGGATGACATCGACTCACGGCTGATTAAGTTTGTAAAAGAGCAAGTGGCACAGCAAGAAAAAATCAGTGATATTGAAGGCTTAATTGCCAAAATGCCCTATTATCAACGGGTGCGCTTTCATGCTGATTTGAAGATTGCGGTAGAAAGGGCAAAGGTTGAATTAAGTAGTTCTACAGTGGCGCGGATTATTCCTGTTACTCAATTACTAGATGAGTTGGGAATAGCTATTCCCATTGAGGTAGAAATCACCCGCGAACAATTTGAAGGGATGATTAATGATTTTGTAGAGCGATCGCTGCAAATTTGCCGCCAAGCTTTAGAATATGCTGAATATCAACCAGAAATGGTAGATGTGGTCCTGTTGGTGGGCGGTTCTTCCCAAATTCCTCTGGTACAAAGCAAACTTAAACAGGCTTTTGGTGCTAATAAAGTTGTGGTGCATCAGAGGCCGATGTATGCAGTGGCTGAAGGTGCAGCTATTGTGGCAGCTGGACAAACAGATAAAGTCACAACGGTATCCCGTGATTATTTTATTCAATTAGCTGATGGCAAATATAAAGTAATTAGCCAGGGTGATATTTTGCCAGTAACGACACCATTTTACACTTTTAAAACAGTGGCTGAAGGACAAAGGCTGATTCATTTTCAGTTCTTCAGTCCGGATAAAGTTAAAGAACAATTAGATGGTGTCAAAGATGATGAAAGAATTGGGGAAATGTGGTTAGGTTTAGATGAAAAGTATCCAGCGGGAACGGAAATTCAAGTGAATTTAGAGTTGGATGAACAAAACAACGATTTGCGAATGACAGCAACTTTGAAAAATGACCCTTATGTCAGGGTGAGTTGTATTTTTTCTCGTGGTCGTGCGGATGAGAAAATATATCAGGAATTAGAGGCAGCAATAGAAGAAATCAATCATCAAAATTTAACTGCATTTGGTGTGGAAGAAGCCCTCAAATTAGCAGTACCAGTTGTGCAGTCAGCCAACCAAATTATTAATCCTATCACAGGAGAAGAACGCAGCGATTTACGGGATATTGCTGGAGAAAACTTGAAAAAATTTCAAATCAATATGTCTTCAGAACGGCTAGAAGCTGAATCTTTAGTAACTGAATGCGATCGCATTCTGAAACTTTGTGATTTTATGCTTCTCAAGCCACAGCAAGAACGATTGCAAAATCTAAGTGAAGAATTGCAATCTGCGATTGACACTAATAACTTTTCTGGGATGCAGTATCATGCTGAAGAAGCTAGACGGGAACTGAATAAACTACCTGAAGAAGTACAGGTAATTCAAGCTTGTATTCTGGCAATTCAACAAGCCAGAGTAATAGCACCTACCGCAGCAAATGCGTTGTCTGATAAACTCTCTCGGCTGTTGATGGCAATAAAACATGGTGATATCAGTGAAGCCGAACGTTTGTTAATTGAACTGCAACCAGAGGTACAACATTGGCTCACTCAAAACTTACCCAGTAATAGTATTGTTACAGGACTAACACGATGA
- a CDS encoding LysM peptidoglycan-binding domain-containing protein, whose translation MNMKLNCPVCGYKEIEGKTCPNCDTDLSLIRTLQELAPVEKTSIQKKISNWSLLVALLMLIIGIGLGAVGSFILIKGQYNAAIYAPNSTIVNSTETNTQEANIYIVQPGDNLGLIAEKICGKASAWRSIAQANPRLANRRNYFIDVGEKLKVPKCQEKNL comes from the coding sequence ATGAATATGAAACTTAACTGTCCTGTATGTGGATATAAAGAAATTGAGGGTAAAACTTGCCCTAATTGTGATACTGACCTTTCTCTGATTCGCACACTCCAAGAGTTAGCCCCGGTAGAAAAAACATCAATCCAAAAAAAAATTAGTAATTGGAGTTTGTTAGTAGCTTTGTTGATGCTAATTATCGGCATTGGCTTGGGAGCAGTAGGCAGTTTTATCCTCATCAAAGGTCAATATAATGCAGCTATTTATGCTCCTAATTCAACAATAGTTAATAGCACTGAAACAAATACCCAAGAGGCAAATATATATATTGTTCAACCGGGAGATAACTTGGGTTTAATTGCTGAAAAAATTTGCGGAAAGGCCAGTGCTTGGAGAAGCATAGCACAAGCTAATCCCCGCCTAGCAAATCGGCGAAACTACTTTATCGATGTGGGAGAAAAGTTAAAGGTTCCCAAGTGTCAGGAGAAGAATTTATGA
- a CDS encoding peptidase M, neutral zinc metallopeptidase site, with the protein MSILDSLKEASQKAAQQAQKKQLREAVTTAETALNLWAKKTSLWERLLGKLLIGNLVDTLEQQLVEWRKKVAQADKLAAQAQVILKDDPGDPLETRFLTSAIALYRLHTQIISDESISQVIEECKQVLKQRQQFQLLLTQAKSQAENLFFKNAIAIYKYAETLYPTGTIKQAISDAQTQVFQEEIYNSALQKAQQAESKGKLRVAIALLDSALSNFPRTDGFDLLQKLKSKVKAQELFFQGLAAEKAGDFPVAQSLYESAKSLLQNPTDCQIRLGLVAIKMQDWANALSHLQNLSGEQAAYLRGFALAQQGNLQSAYREWQVVSALAITEQREILKRISQHQRLLSLQNIEQLVNAKNLEQAQTASRKFIQKFGANALVEGNLTEYIEPSIEAAVWENSDWTNIANHTKNSWILNPNMTTLHNWTIATYYHTQSNPEQLFDLIIALSTSLANLTADSSLKDVPWLVNKAVDFNSVSLELKRRLEAAIENIKNINLEDYLNLRDLYRWELVSLRFMGEPANSGMQINDVFITPGCYRQFLSQWQNNLGDKIHSSQKILSSLYTSWGLAVAACLEGDSPRAIQIKPVTNPTLEIEKFAQNFVAYHEGCYQLQQQEWRKAIITLQSAKAEIKYNQNWQQEIDRLCGLQRQAISEFKENLEFAEFWYDIVDSKSARSYFAEYKSEDIRQQLLDEQISLIQALGKLQELKNIDSSNPIVIDMIENVELSQELKEINRLFQTQKYEEMLSKAKLSTRDRIRYIVADFFLDMLVKGIKEERLHDPQLMLQLGRWAYEICPHEPAFQEIYRSLKLC; encoded by the coding sequence ATGAGTATCCTTGATAGCCTAAAGGAAGCAAGTCAGAAAGCCGCACAACAAGCCCAAAAAAAGCAACTACGAGAAGCTGTCACCACTGCGGAAACGGCATTGAATCTTTGGGCAAAAAAAACCAGTCTTTGGGAACGTTTACTTGGTAAATTATTAATTGGTAATCTGGTAGACACGCTGGAACAACAACTAGTAGAATGGCGTAAAAAAGTTGCCCAAGCAGATAAACTTGCTGCTCAAGCCCAAGTAATTCTAAAAGATGATCCTGGTGATCCTTTAGAAACTCGATTTCTCACCAGTGCGATCGCTCTTTATCGTCTCCATACCCAAATCATCTCTGATGAGTCAATATCACAAGTAATTGAAGAATGCAAACAGGTCTTAAAACAGCGACAACAATTTCAATTATTATTAACACAGGCAAAATCCCAAGCCGAGAATCTTTTTTTTAAAAATGCGATCGCTATTTACAAATATGCGGAAACATTATACCCTACTGGAACTATAAAACAAGCTATTTCCGATGCTCAAACCCAAGTTTTCCAGGAAGAAATTTATAACTCTGCCCTCCAAAAAGCACAGCAAGCTGAATCTAAAGGTAAGTTACGGGTAGCGATCGCTCTCTTAGATTCTGCTTTGAGTAATTTTCCTCGCACTGACGGATTTGATTTACTCCAAAAACTCAAATCAAAAGTTAAAGCCCAAGAATTATTTTTTCAAGGTTTAGCAGCCGAAAAAGCTGGTGATTTCCCAGTAGCTCAATCTTTATATGAAAGTGCAAAATCCCTGTTACAAAATCCTACAGATTGCCAAATTCGCTTAGGTTTGGTAGCTATTAAAATGCAAGATTGGGCAAATGCACTATCTCATTTACAGAATTTATCAGGAGAACAAGCAGCTTATCTCCGGGGGTTTGCATTAGCTCAACAAGGAAATTTACAGTCAGCATATCGGGAATGGCAAGTAGTATCTGCCTTAGCTATCACTGAACAGCGAGAAATTCTTAAACGTATTTCTCAACATCAACGTTTACTATCTTTGCAAAATATTGAACAATTAGTGAATGCAAAAAATTTAGAACAAGCTCAAACAGCAAGTAGAAAATTTATTCAAAAATTTGGTGCTAATGCTTTGGTAGAAGGCAATCTGACGGAATATATTGAACCCAGTATAGAAGCCGCAGTTTGGGAAAATTCAGACTGGACAAATATTGCCAATCACACTAAAAATAGCTGGATTCTTAATCCTAACATGACCACATTACATAATTGGACAATAGCAACATATTATCATACTCAAAGTAATCCTGAGCAACTGTTTGATTTAATTATTGCTTTATCTACATCCTTAGCAAATTTAACCGCAGATTCTAGCCTGAAAGATGTTCCTTGGCTGGTAAATAAAGCTGTCGATTTTAATTCTGTATCTTTAGAATTAAAACGGCGTTTAGAAGCAGCAATTGAGAATATAAAAAATATCAATCTTGAAGATTATTTAAATTTGCGCGATCTCTATCGATGGGAATTAGTCTCTCTCAGGTTTATGGGAGAACCAGCCAACTCAGGAATGCAAATCAATGATGTATTTATCACTCCTGGTTGTTATCGTCAATTTCTTTCACAATGGCAAAATAATCTAGGAGATAAAATACATTCTAGTCAAAAAATCCTCAGTTCCCTTTATACTTCTTGGGGATTAGCTGTAGCCGCTTGTTTAGAAGGAGATAGCCCCAGAGCGATTCAAATAAAACCCGTAACCAACCCAACTCTTGAAATTGAAAAATTTGCTCAGAATTTTGTCGCTTATCATGAAGGTTGTTATCAGCTACAACAACAAGAATGGCGCAAAGCAATTATTACCTTGCAGTCAGCAAAGGCAGAAATTAAATATAATCAGAATTGGCAACAAGAAATTGACAGACTTTGTGGTTTGCAGCGTCAAGCCATATCAGAATTTAAAGAAAATTTAGAATTTGCTGAGTTTTGGTATGATATTGTAGATAGTAAATCGGCTAGAAGTTATTTTGCTGAGTACAAATCAGAAGACATCAGACAACAACTTCTTGATGAGCAAATTTCCTTAATCCAAGCTTTAGGAAAACTCCAAGAACTTAAAAATATTGATAGTAGTAATCCTATTGTCATTGATATGATAGAAAACGTTGAGCTTTCCCAGGAACTAAAAGAGATTAATCGGCTGTTCCAAACTCAAAAGTATGAGGAAATGCTTAGTAAAGCTAAACTTTCTACGCGTGATAGAATTCGCTATATTGTAGCTGATTTTTTTCTAGATATGTTAGTTAAGGGTATTAAAGAAGAGCGTTTGCATGACCCACAATTAATGTTACAACTAGGACGTTGGGCTTATGAAATCTGCCCTCATGAACCGGCATTTCAAGAAATTTACCGGAGTCTAAAATTATGTTGA
- a CDS encoding molecular chaperone DnaJ has protein sequence MEKNPYDILGISQAASKAEITKAVAVAMKCKQYPVDVIAKAQKSLMKSDERIIADYLRPILPTIKQFKYSDLSALSELAPTLSLLSEFDGLDDAMAQATQQATLERVPLPIPLSQLFTEGVTACKEGRYPKAIKYLEDYCHSCKERNSQNYLKATICLIKAYQMGGQLHRAIALCQSLINHNHPQVNTWAKKILAILSKENSRV, from the coding sequence ATGGAAAAGAACCCTTACGATATTTTAGGTATATCTCAAGCGGCATCGAAAGCAGAGATTACCAAAGCTGTGGCTGTAGCTATGAAGTGCAAACAATACCCAGTAGATGTTATTGCTAAAGCGCAGAAAAGCTTAATGAAGTCAGATGAAAGGATTATTGCTGACTATTTGCGTCCGATATTGCCAACTATTAAGCAATTCAAGTATAGTGATTTATCAGCTTTGAGTGAACTAGCACCTACCCTAAGTTTATTATCAGAATTTGACGGCTTAGATGATGCGATGGCACAAGCTACCCAACAAGCAACGTTAGAACGAGTACCTTTACCCATCCCTTTATCACAATTATTTACCGAAGGGGTAACGGCTTGTAAAGAGGGACGTTATCCCAAAGCAATAAAATACCTAGAAGACTACTGCCACAGCTGTAAAGAACGCAATAGCCAAAATTATCTAAAAGCTACAATCTGTTTGATTAAAGCTTATCAAATGGGTGGACAATTACACAGAGCCATAGCCCTTTGTCAGTCCTTGATTAATCACAATCATCCCCAAGTCAACACTTGGGCTAAGAAAATCTTAGCAATATTATCTAAAGAGAATTCCCGTGTCTGA
- a CDS encoding nucleotide exchange factor GrpE, translating to MSDLPQNYFINQELRDLLIQKLGILEKENVVLQQSLREQEIQSTAQTEDLFLELLEVTDALEALLDYLKNNPNPSPEFIERLPRSVAAVNRKFLSVLGKRQVIPIELVSTEPDFNLCRVIDREERTDVPDQTITKVVRRGFRWGEKILRPTEVITAKAKSTLDGNIDET from the coding sequence GTGTCTGACTTACCCCAAAACTATTTTATCAACCAAGAGTTACGCGATTTACTCATCCAAAAACTTGGTATTCTCGAAAAAGAAAATGTTGTCTTACAGCAATCTTTAAGAGAACAGGAAATTCAAAGCACAGCACAAACCGAAGATTTATTTTTAGAACTTTTGGAAGTAACTGATGCGCTAGAAGCCTTACTAGACTATCTGAAAAACAACCCTAACCCCAGCCCAGAATTTATAGAACGCTTACCTCGTTCTGTAGCCGCAGTGAATCGTAAATTTCTCAGCGTATTAGGAAAACGTCAAGTTATACCTATAGAATTGGTAAGTACAGAACCAGATTTTAACTTGTGTCGTGTAATTGATCGGGAAGAAAGAACTGATGTACCAGACCAAACAATTACTAAAGTAGTCCGTCGTGGTTTTCGGTGGGGGGAGAAAATTCTGCGTCCCACAGAAGTAATTACCGCTAAAGCAAAATCAACTTTAGATGGTAATATTGACGAAACGTAA
- the lepB gene encoding signal peptidase I, whose amino-acid sequence MNPHESDIKETSTSSKTWRGWQENLTLIAIALTLALLIRTFIAEPRLIPSESMYPTLHTGDRLVVEKVSYRFHPPKTGDIVVFQTPPELQRRGYDKNQAFIKRVIGRPGEVISVANGKVYLNGQSIQEDYIAEPPNQPFPPVKIPEDVFFVMGDNRNDSNDSRYWGFLPRKNLIGHATFRFWPLDRIGLI is encoded by the coding sequence ATGAATCCTCACGAAAGTGATATTAAAGAAACTTCCACATCTTCAAAAACATGGCGTGGTTGGCAAGAAAATCTGACTTTAATAGCGATCGCACTGACTTTAGCATTGCTGATCAGAACATTTATCGCCGAACCTCGCTTGATACCATCAGAATCGATGTACCCTACCTTACACACAGGCGATCGCTTGGTAGTAGAAAAAGTCTCCTACCGTTTTCACCCTCCCAAAACTGGCGATATCGTCGTTTTTCAAACACCACCAGAATTACAACGTCGTGGATATGACAAAAATCAAGCCTTTATCAAGCGCGTTATTGGTCGGCCAGGTGAAGTAATTAGTGTAGCTAATGGTAAAGTTTACCTCAACGGCCAATCTATACAAGAAGACTACATCGCCGAACCACCAAATCAGCCATTTCCACCCGTAAAAATCCCAGAAGATGTATTTTTCGTGATGGGAGACAACCGCAACGATAGTAATGACTCCCGATACTGGGGCTTTTTACCCCGCAAAAATCTCATCGGTCATGCTACTTTTCGCTTCTGGCCTTTAGACCGTATTGGGTTAATTTAG
- a CDS encoding helix-hairpin-helix domain-containing protein — protein MTNWLPLNLRLQKLRAKLLNDPYYRLQSGEEIQMATQLGMRIDANQATVDDWLRLPGLSIHQGRSLVELSRSGVKFYCIEDIAAALSVPVQRLEPLKSLLNFSYYDDESLANTTQVNPNTATVETLAKIPCIDLSLAEAVVQNRLTAGSYHNLVEFQQRLGLSGEAIAQLMYYLRF, from the coding sequence ATGACAAACTGGCTACCTTTAAATCTCAGATTGCAAAAACTCCGAGCCAAGCTGCTAAATGATCCCTACTATCGTCTACAATCTGGGGAAGAAATTCAGATGGCGACACAACTGGGTATGCGTATTGATGCCAATCAAGCAACTGTGGATGATTGGCTGCGTTTACCGGGGTTGTCTATTCACCAAGGGCGATCGCTAGTCGAACTATCACGCTCAGGTGTTAAATTTTACTGTATCGAGGATATTGCAGCGGCTTTGAGTGTTCCTGTACAGCGATTGGAACCACTGAAGTCACTGCTAAATTTTAGTTACTATGATGACGAATCTCTAGCTAATACCACGCAAGTAAATCCAAATACAGCGACAGTAGAGACTCTGGCAAAAATTCCTTGTATAGATTTATCTCTAGCCGAGGCAGTGGTGCAGAATCGCCTCACTGCTGGTTCTTACCATAACTTGGTTGAATTTCAGCAACGGCTGGGATTGTCTGGTGAGGCGATCGCTCAGTTAATGTATTATCTGCGGTTTTAG
- a CDS encoding NINE protein translates to MLTKRKSRSIAAILALSGTLTISGLHKFYLGQPLWGILYVLLSWTPIPKVASAIEGVWYLAQDEEAFDRNFNFGKSTVKVSAQVSNQVESVANALRELDALRQDGLISEYEFEQKRRQMLDQIS, encoded by the coding sequence ATGTTAACCAAACGGAAAAGTCGAAGCATTGCTGCTATTTTAGCCCTTTCTGGCACACTAACAATTTCAGGATTACATAAATTTTACTTAGGACAGCCATTATGGGGAATTTTGTATGTATTGTTATCTTGGACACCAATTCCTAAAGTAGCTAGTGCTATAGAAGGGGTTTGGTATTTAGCGCAAGATGAAGAGGCTTTTGACCGAAACTTTAATTTTGGTAAGTCAACAGTGAAGGTTTCAGCACAGGTAAGTAATCAAGTAGAATCTGTAGCTAATGCCCTGCGTGAGTTAGATGCTCTGCGCCAAGATGGCTTAATTTCTGAGTATGAATTTGAGCAAAAGCGCCGTCAGATGTTAGACCAGATTTCTTGA
- a CDS encoding J domain-containing protein produces the protein MSQNSLPSEILDLLVDPYAVLGVSVNADERQILKRYHALAKLLHPDNYINIDKPDKELAGVILTRLINPAYQELKQEKKRNNVVGMLRSKASGLNNQAVLSLQNALNLDIMSISAQEAELFYEKATASYASAQYKSLTQFHHVTKRMSKLNLLYLSLQKNDLFETQTLTDESTSIVPVPEVPVTELKLSEENNSQSTLINYAQRHYERAVQYHQQAQWALAVKELRDAIKLEPNNSDHYALLGIVHFQQNFPGMAKVYIRQALKLNPKHPLALKYVEKLKIQHNENSHPKSMAKALGIAALLGRFLSGKD, from the coding sequence ATGTCACAAAACTCCCTACCATCGGAAATACTTGATTTACTTGTTGACCCTTATGCTGTTTTGGGAGTTTCTGTGAATGCTGATGAGCGTCAGATTCTTAAACGCTATCATGCTCTAGCCAAGCTCCTCCATCCAGATAATTATATAAATATAGATAAGCCAGATAAAGAGTTAGCAGGAGTAATATTAACTCGTTTGATTAATCCAGCCTACCAGGAATTAAAGCAGGAGAAAAAACGAAACAACGTAGTAGGAATGCTCCGCTCAAAAGCATCAGGCTTGAATAATCAAGCAGTTTTGAGTCTTCAAAATGCCCTTAATCTGGATATCATGTCAATTTCTGCACAAGAAGCGGAGTTGTTTTATGAAAAAGCTACTGCTTCTTACGCATCAGCCCAATATAAGTCACTCACGCAATTTCATCATGTGACTAAACGGATGAGTAAACTCAATTTGCTTTACTTATCCTTGCAGAAAAATGATTTATTTGAAACACAAACATTGACAGATGAATCTACTTCCATTGTCCCTGTTCCAGAAGTTCCAGTAACTGAACTAAAATTATCTGAAGAAAACAATTCTCAATCTACGCTGATAAACTACGCTCAACGTCACTATGAGCGAGCCGTTCAGTATCACCAACAAGCGCAATGGGCATTAGCCGTAAAAGAACTGCGTGATGCCATCAAGCTAGAGCCAAATAACAGTGACCATTACGCTTTACTAGGAATTGTACATTTTCAACAGAACTTCCCCGGAATGGCTAAAGTTTATATCCGTCAAGCATTAAAACTGAACCCTAAGCACCCACTAGCTCTGAAATATGTGGAAAAACTGAAAATCCAACATAACGAAAATTCTCATCCTAAATCAATGGCAAAAGCTTTGGGTATTGCTGCTTTATTAGGTCGGTTTTTATCTGGTAAAGATTGA
- a CDS encoding TspO/MBR family protein — MNQSNDSGILEQFVNTVMVVKTGNQQQSLSTSIATTQELDIKAVLVYKLGTILQIGVMILVLLGMEKLVMLIDNNSSFPSWFSTLVTALFFGLLSIRSRIFSLLDNTRSRTTYDQVIRPRWSPPPLAFPIVWMIIAVLRVISSVLVWQEMNHQFLVLPLILFVVHLALGDTWNTIFTVERRLGAAVPVVILGPWLSAIIVTVIYWQTVPLAGMILSFSCVWLTVASVLVFRIWQLNGSEPLYPLKLASVEK, encoded by the coding sequence ATGAATCAGTCAAATGATAGTGGAATACTTGAACAGTTTGTCAACACAGTGATGGTGGTCAAAACGGGGAATCAACAACAGTCTCTAAGTACATCAATAGCTACTACACAAGAACTAGATATCAAGGCAGTTTTAGTTTATAAACTAGGGACTATTCTGCAAATAGGAGTGATGATTCTTGTGTTGCTAGGAATGGAAAAATTAGTAATGTTGATTGATAATAATTCTTCTTTTCCCAGTTGGTTCAGCACTTTAGTGACGGCATTATTTTTTGGTTTATTAAGTATTCGTTCCCGCATTTTTTCGCTTTTAGATAATACCCGTTCTCGAACAACTTATGATCAGGTAATTAGACCTAGATGGTCGCCACCACCTTTAGCATTTCCCATAGTTTGGATGATAATTGCCGTTTTGCGGGTTATTTCTTCTGTATTAGTGTGGCAAGAAATGAATCACCAATTTTTAGTGCTGCCTTTAATTCTATTTGTGGTACATCTGGCTTTAGGTGATACTTGGAATACAATTTTTACCGTAGAACGAAGATTAGGTGCTGCTGTTCCTGTGGTGATTTTAGGTCCTTGGTTATCGGCAATTATTGTCACAGTAATTTATTGGCAAACTGTTCCTTTAGCGGGAATGATTTTATCTTTTTCTTGTGTGTGGTTAACAGTAGCTTCTGTATTGGTGTTCAGAATTTGGCAGTTAAACGGATCTGAGCCATTGTATCCCTTGAAACTTGCATCTGTGGAGAAATAA